Genomic segment of Dasypus novemcinctus isolate mDasNov1 chromosome 4, mDasNov1.1.hap2, whole genome shotgun sequence:
TGTGCCCTCTGTCTGGGGCGGGAGTTTCCTGCGAGGTGAGCTGTGGTTGCTGCAGCACTACCTTCTGGGATGGGCTGTGTGGTCTGCTGTGAGCCCGGCCAATCCATCCTGGTGGGTGAAGGGAGCTGGGGCCAGTTCTTCCACCCCAGCCTGAGGACCAGAAGGTCCAACGAGTGGGAGGTAAGTGGGAGGGCATCTtaggaggaggctgaggaagcTGAGGGAACTTCTCCCCTAGCTTCAACCATCAGCACCTCCCAAGGGGAGCAGCACAGAGTCGGCAGGGAGGCTGGGACTGGCTCCTGCATTCCACGGGTGCTTGATGGTCACCACCACTCCAGCGTTTGTTGAGCGTCAGCCTGGGGACAAGGAACAGTTCCTCTCAGAACCactgtttcctcatcagtaacATGGGGTGAGAACGCCCTCACTGTATATGCACAAGGGGAGGATGTGGGTGCAGATGAAACCCTTAGAGAGTTGTGCAGGTACTGGAGGATGCTTGGGACATCAAGTGGCGGTGACCCAGTGAAGCTTGGATTTGGACCATGATGGGTCCCCACCttgctctccttctccctctctactccctcctccctgccctgccccgatGACTCTCAGTGCTGCCACCCAAAGATCTTTCACCAGCTATCACTGTGGGTCATCAAAAGCTCACTGGGGTGCGCTACTGAGCACCCCTCAGACCGCTGGGCACTGTTCTTCCAAGGTTCCTTCCAGAGCCTGCCAATAGGTCAGCAATGCTGGGGGCTTGATATAGTGGCAGGTCACGATTCTCTTAAAGCGGCATGGGGAAAACCGTAACCCTTCTGGGAAAAATGTCCGCTCCGAGTGGAGCTCCTCCAGTTTGATATTCAGCTTTTCAAGGCAGAGCCCCACAAATACATCTTCTAACTTAATGAACGGTACACTCTCAGACACATTATACACCTGACTTGCCACATCACTAGAAAACACATAGCCAGTGCCAGAACAAAATGGCGGGTACTTGTCCCACGGATACTCGTATTTGCTGACAAACCACTTGTTGAACTTTTTCCTAATGGGAAACTCATTCATCTTCAAGAAGCCAGTGAAAAACcgtgtggttttgtttttcttcaggaGTAGTTCGGTGAGATAGTAGATGTTGACGAACATGTCTGAATCCGTTTTCATCACAAAGGACGCCTGAGGACAAAAGTAGTGGACCCACTCCATGCCCATCATGGTCTTCAGAGTCAGGTTGAAATACACGTCCACAAAGTCCTTCTGGATTATGTCGCGATGCCGCTGGCTCTCCTCGGCCACCGCTCTCATTTCGTCCTCATTGTCTGAAGCTCCCAGGAGAAAGAATGTCTTTATTCGTTTACCTTTCACAACGTTTTCTCGTCCCCAAGTCCTCCGGATGGCTGACCGAGCCACCACCTGTTTGGGGGATGCAGTGACCAGCAGAACAAGGAAGGGAGGGCTGTGCCTACAGTCTATGCTTGGAAACTGAAGGAAGTTCCCGTTATCCTTCTTGAAAATAAAGGGTTCTTCTTTCAAAGAACTCAGTGTGTACATGCTAAAATACAAGCAGAGAGCCCCCAGAGGCAGAAGGAAAATATAGATGCATCTCAACCTCGAATGAACcatctgaaataaataaataaaaggattagACCCAAAAAAGGATGAGGGCATGTTGAGCTTTACTTTGGGCGCTGAGATGGGGGAAGAAACTCAGGTTTCATGAACCATGTTTCAGACACTCTGGAACCTCCTTGCATACAGACGTGGAGTTCTTTGGTTAAAGAGTCAGGTACAGGGCATGCCCTGGGCTGTAAAGTGTTTCCCAAAATTCACATCTGCCCAGAATCCCTGAAAGTGACTTcacttggaaatagggtctttgcagatgtaatcagttacgttaagatgaagtcatactggaatagggtgggccctaaatccaatgaccaGTGTCCTTagtagaagaaaaaacaaaaatacagacacacagcaGAGAAGGCTGTCTGAAGGTCAAGGCAGATATTGGGGTGATACATCAAAGAGTCAAGGGACCCCAAGGAATATTGGTAAACACGGTAGCCAGGAGAGACATGGAACAGATCTTTCCTCAACCCTCCAGAAGGAATCAACCTTGGCAACACTTGATTTCAGAATTCATGCTTTAAGCCACCCACtttgtggtacttttgttacggCCACACCAGGAGACAGCAGATTGCCATTGATCTATGGTAGAAGATAAATGTCTCAGGGACATTGGTACtggtcctggctctgccaccagCCACTACTCATGAGGTCCCTCCTTGTCTTTCT
This window contains:
- the B3GALT5 gene encoding beta-1,3-galactosyltransferase 5 → MVHSRLRCIYIFLLPLGALCLYFSMYTLSSLKEEPFIFKKDNGNFLQFPSIDCRHSPPFLVLLVTASPKQVVARSAIRRTWGRENVVKGKRIKTFFLLGASDNEDEMRAVAEESQRHRDIIQKDFVDVYFNLTLKTMMGMEWVHYFCPQASFVMKTDSDMFVNIYYLTELLLKKNKTTRFFTGFLKMNEFPIRKKFNKWFVSKYEYPWDKYPPFCSGTGYVFSSDVASQVYNVSESVPFIKLEDVFVGLCLEKLNIKLEELHSERTFFPEGLRFSPCRFKRIVTCHYIKPPALLTYWQALEGTLEEQCPAV